The sequence ATTCCGATTAGGGTACCTAATGAGGCAGGCAGATAATGCTTGAATACCGAGTATGATACGGGATCTGGGACGGAGCCTTGAGGGACACCAGCATTTATTTTGTAGAGATTGGTTACTTCACTGCCCTAGTTGACAAAACAAAAGTCAATCGGCAAGATACGAGTTTATAAAGccgcatacgaggtgtgttcaaaaagtatcgcgaattttgtgtttttttcaaaaattatttatttattcattaatatctattttgtccccttcaaagttgtccccatgagatattatgcacttgtggcaacgttttttccaatcttcgaagcacttcgaaaaatattttttttttttttttgttcagctcctccttcgatgccgtctttatctcgtcaatcgtagcgtagcgtcgtcctttcatgggtctcttcagtttcgggagcaAGAAAAAGTCCCAGGGGACCAGATCTgcggaatacggtggctgtggtgtgttgtttttggccaaaaagtcgcgcacagtCGTGAtgaaagagccaatttttgttcttccacaaatctgggCGTTTCTGAcagattgcttcgcgcaaattgcgcattccttgcaggtaatattccttattgaccgttttaccctgtggcaagaactcatgatgcacaacacccctgcaatcgaagaaaacgttaagcaaaacttttacattagaccgaacttggcgcgctttttcggtcttggttggtgcggcagcttccattgagatgattgagctttggtttccatgtcataaccataaacccacgattcgtcaccagttatgaccctctggagcaaatttgggtcgtcgcgggcagagtccaacatctcattagcaatgttcatgcgatgctgcttatGGTATGAATTttacggcgacccgtctcatgcccaaatcattgaaaaaaatcgaatggcacgagccagtCGATATGTCTAGgacctcagcaacttctctaacggtgattcgacgattggccaataccatttttttcacttcatccattttttcgtctgttgttaaAGTGCTCGTGGGTcaggcacgcttttcgtcgttcacattttctcggccttctgagaacaatttgtaccaccgataaacgttgctttggtccaaagtagcttccccttttgacacagtcaacattcggaatgcatccgctcacttaatttcgtttttcacacaaaatttgataaaggttctttgatccatctttttgaataggtaaaaatcgaagacgagccgaacaggtgcaagcaaagcagctgtcaacaattaactgaacattcaaaatggccgaactcgtcggcatgagtgagagacatgagtaccagcATATcggcacaaaaaaattgaaattcgaacatacgtaacctgcgaaaattcaaaattcgcgatacttttagAACATACCTCGTATAATATTGTAGAATATCAGTATATGGAACGGACAATTTGAAGCTAATTCGACTCACAAATGTCTAATGCCGAGCAAGCTTTCGAAATATATGCCTCGTAGcccattaaaagaaaaaatactcgAAAAGGTACGCTTAGATCTTTAATTTCATCTAAACTTTGTAACAAAGATTGAAAAATCTTATAAGACGTCGACTAGATATTATGAGATTTCGTATACCTAACTCTAAAGCACTTTGTGATGTTTAAAGcaagtcgaatgggttggtgcactACCATTCGGCAGTGTTCTGATTCGAAACCTCcggcatgaaacaacaaataatagaatacgttttttctaaaagcggtcgcaaatcggcaggcaattgcaaacctccgagtgtatttctgccaaggaGAAGTTCCTCACAAAAAACACCATCTGCCATTTCGAGCTGGCGTAAAATTGTAGTTGCCTACTTTTCTTGAAAAACGTCaaaacgcatgccacaaatagaaggaagagctcggccaaactcccaaaaagcgccaaatatatttttctattcttaTGTGAACAGTTTAATTGTTGCAAAGAAATGGAAGTAAATCgttcaattttattacaatcaatatatgaataaatcTGTTTGTATGAAAAGGCAATAGATGATTTTGATcaattttcgtattatttttttaattttcgtatacGGCGCCgattgtttatatatatattttacaccACCCAATTAATTTAGCGCTACATTTCTACTATACTTAAATTTATCGagtagtaatttatttatattaattgagTAATAAGTAACTCACCGTTAAAAAATCTTCAGCTGaggaattaaaaacattttttttttgcacccaAACGGGTTTACGAAGGTAAATGAAAAGATCTATAAATTCTCACCTATCGAGAAATTTATGTTTTCTATTCTGTAAGTAATGGATTGAAATAACAAAATGAGACAACTTTTTAATACCTAGGGTTTCAAATTACATTTCTGATACATAAAATTGGCGCTTGCACCCATTTTTCAgtatttggccgaactccttctCCTGCTTGTggagttgttccacaaatggcagctgcgagcggcagatatttttgccCCCTTTTTTgctaaagtgtccgcaatttcattcccatcgagcccctcatgtcccggaacccacataaaggtaacaaagtttcttgatgctagggtgttggggattttaaaacattcctcGACCAACCTTGATTAGAATGAGAAGCTATcaagcgattttagagctgttTGACCGTCAGAGACCGCCTCTCTGGCACAGATCTAAGGCGTGGACCTCCACCTGGAAAATGGCAGTGGTTTTCCCATTGCAATTGCTTTTTTAAAATGTGGTCCGACAATTCCAGCCCCAGCACTACCGTCttccattttggacccatcagtaaaccacaaCTGTGcccttttttttttagaatatttcattgtttctctACGCTGAGCGGCCACTTATGAccactttgaatttcttggGGAATTCTAGTTTCCTTTCCATTTTATCGTGAACTGTCAGGCACGGAGAGTTGAGAGTTTAGGATTGAAGCCAGAATCCGTACATATCCTGTAAAATTGCCCTCTTTGAGATGGAATAGATTAGGAAGCCTTAGAACTGCACTGATTGCCGTCCCTTTGGCTACAAGATATAGTGAGTGAAAgttataaggtggcgcaaaattaatcaccttatcggaagatttataatttttgcaaatggcgtcgtatgcctgtcatatttgacacttgtgaagtagacagctgcagtaaacaaacagacaagcaatggagcgcgtaaaagtcaaaataaagatttcgatcactcacaatattttttatttctaattttttatttttatgtttgttttttcatttcatttttttttatttagtaaaaaatatactcaaaaacaaaatcggatgattaattttcataaaatttaaaaaaattacttatacaaatatttggtaAAATACGTGTCTTCTTATTTTCAATAACCCATCAGAAAAATTATAGCCCAAGGTTTCAAAAATGTTCCTATTTTGTCGCACtgtgttttttgtatttgaaaacacacaaaatatttgaaaatctcAGGCGAGTGTTGCAAAAATATCGAtagtgctttttttttatttatttataacgaggaaaaacaataaattatttttacacgaAATAAGGAGAACTGGCTGTCAGGGCCTTCGGCTCGGTGATGCGGATATAAAgaagaataaatttaattaagacTTATACGTGAGAGTGAGGGTATGATGAAATTAGCTATTGAGATGTAGTTGTCCATATCAAATTTAATCCTGTTCGTAATAAGTATtctgatatttttaatatgttttctgGAGAAGTAGTATTTAATAGCGAAGAAGGAGTTTGGCTATCGAAGATATTTTTCCTTATTAATTCGAAATGTGGGCATTTGTCGAGTAGGTGGTTGACGGTTAAGGCCAATCTCGGGCAGCGCAAGCAAAGAGGTGGGTTGGAAAGCAGTAGTAGATACGAGTGTGTGGCGATTGTATGCTGGATAGTTTGGTGTTGTCCTATACGGATTATGTGTGGTATATTGGTGTATGTTGGAACTCCATGCGAACATTAGTGTCTTATATTGGCGATGCGATATAAAGTTGTATACGTCTGTTTTTGTGATATATTCAAAGGTCATAAGGGGCATTGAGGCAAGCTTTGCTCTTTCGTCCGCCAGTTCATTTCCTTTGATGTCCGCATGTACTGGTACCCACATAAGTTTCACACGATTGCAGTTACCAATCAGTTTGATTCATAAGCAGGAGATTAGATAAGATTTGTTCTTTCTGTTCATTATGGAGTGTAgggttgattttatttatttatttattttagttggaaTGTGTTTACAGAAAAGATTgaattggtgatatacgaaaaaaatcatccAATGAAACTTTGGTTGTCATCTGCATaaagactgattggacgagtgtgtgaatatatgggaaatgatcgtgcagaattcggcagAATCTCCGAAgtaacgtggcagccgaagttcccctcacaattttcttttcgccatagttaaagagcaaacctggtaaatctatcatcttAAGTTTAGATCAATGCAAATAAGCATGAAGTTTGTCTCAACATCCATGAAATTCATTAACAATGCGAATGTACATACGTCCTAGCAAAGCTCAGTCTACCATCTTTCAGAATATCTGGTACATAGGCGGATGTTAAAGAGGAAACTTTTAATGgtccaaaattttcttttacttaaaATGTCTCATCCATTTCGAGTAAATTTGTGGAACGACCCGACTTTACATCCGACCAAAAACTGTGCATTCGAAAACAttccatatttttatgtattcgcAAAcccattaaaacaaaaactatccTCAACAGATTTTTCCATCATACAAAAATCGGTGGGATTGCTAGTACTCGTATTGATATTTCTTCCAAACTACCAAAAAGTATCGACAAACTTTACTATCGATAGTTTAGTAACTCAACTCCTCATGGACATTAGGCCGTGCTGTGAACATTTGTTATTAAACGATgacttcaaaaataaagaaCCACGATTTGTAAACGCTGTTCGggtgtaggtaggtgaaatggttgaagtaccactgtGGAACTCCCCAAGTCACATTAAAGCGCCGCGTTGATGCCATTATGCGACCTctaacgggcagatatctacagccaatgAGAGCTATTGAtacaatggagaagattgatgggatttaggttgccgcactgccccaggctgtcgaggaAAGGCGCACCTGTCAGTGGCCTTAGTCGTCCAACTGCCAAACTCTGACATTTTTAGAGAAAGCGCTCAACAGCCTACTTCTCTGAAAGgtacccacagcttctgcaatgggaatGAAATGGTAAAATTGCATGTGTGTCGATCGtctaatgaccggtaaacatagctacgagtttggaaattgaatggtgagGAGTGCCTAGAATTATCTGTGCCTTGCGTCTATTGTACctgggccaaagggttttcgaatgagcacatgaagaaatggagctccgtcTTTTCTGcgtttttctgagaaataactTGTGCAATTCCCTTTAACAATAGTCAAGAGTATGCCGATAGCTGGGTAAGAGACCTCTGAAAACAATCatggtgtactacctagcagaccgttattcggctctgagcgaaatTGACAGATATGcgacaaaatttagctttagcttagtgaaacataAAACGAATGACATAGAATCCAAATTAcccctaaaaaaaatttttttttaccatacctaacgagcaaatctggtatctatcatccttggaaaCCAATTCAGtcaaccccttcctggcaagttcaTCAGCGATTTCAATTTCCCTATATGTTTCTATGTCCTGGaatccagatcagagaaatgttaccatgcacacccaagagatttcatCGCCTCCTTAGAGGAGTTAACCAGACTGAAACTGCACTATGAAGCCGTCAGTGCCTTCATTGCAGCTTGACTAtaggaaaaaatgttattaactcCCTCGCTAGCGCGTTCTCTTAGCTTTCTGCTTGCCTGGAGGAACGAAAAGACTTCTCTGCCTGTTCCGGCGTAAGTCTTTACATATTAATTTGATAGAGGAACTGAACAGATCTGTCAACTGTTACTTGgacagctgattggctgattaGTTATATCCGTTTACAAAAACATCCGTTACAATCAACTACAGTTAAATGTTTAATTAACTTTTCACACAAATAGCTGAGGCGCCATACGAACCCGAGGAGTGGGATAAGATCATGCAAGATGTTGAAGATAAAATAATGCCAGGTGTCACGCATTGGCAGCATCCACGGTTCCATGCCTACTTTCCGGCGGGCAATTCATACGAATCGATACTGGGCGATATGCTGGGAGATGGCATCGGCTGCATTGGCTTTTCGTGGGCAGCGAGTCCGGCATGCACGGAGCTGGAAACTATAGTGCTGGATTGGTTGGGTGTGTATTGATTCCTGACTAGAAAACTTGAGCATTACAtgaagtaataaatataaataaaaaaatatttttttaaggcaaAGCCATTGGACTGCCAGACAATTTTTTGGCATTGAAGGAGGGCAGCACGGGTGGCGGAGTTAtccaggtaaaaaaaaaaaaactggctaCTTTTTTTTGCGCAATGTATTGCAAAGATTTCTCATCAAACACTTGCATTGCCATCAACAGACTTCCGCCTCCGAATGTGTATTGGTCAGCATGCTGGCGGCACGCGCTCAAGCGCTAAAGCGTCTCATGGCTCAACATCCGTTCACCGAGGAGAGTCACCTCCTATGCAAATTGATTGCCTACTGTTCGAAGGAGGCGCACAGTTGTGTTGAGAAGGCTGCGATGATATGCTTCGTGAAATTGCGCATTTTGGAGCCAGACGAAAATGCCAGCCTACGCGGACGCACCCTGAGTGAGGTGatcattcaaaatcaataaCACTTTTCTTCCctcaaaaattttagttaaaagttTTCTACAACCAACATAGGCCATGGAAGAGGATGAGATGCACGGCTTAGTGCCATTCTTCGTTTCTACGACACTCGGCACTACCGGTTCGTGCGCCTTTGACAACTTGGAGGAAATCGGTCAGGAGTTGCAGAAGTTTCCATGTGTTTGGCTGCATGTGGATGCTGCCTATGCCGGCAACTCTTTCATTTGCCCTGAATTGAAGCCGCTGCTAAAGGTgagcaatgaattttttttcttttttctttttttaattgtagtcaattcaaaaattccgtgatttttttatattttttattcttttcttgTCCAAAAATTCTGCGAATTTTTTAATCTGCCTGTGCGTAATATATTGACggcgatatttatttttttcccgcACTACCAACTAACGCCATTGTTGGTTTTGTTAATAGGGCATCGAATACGCTGATTCATTCAACACGAATCCCAATAAGTGGCTATTAACAAATTTCGACTGCTCAACATTTTGGGTACGCGATCGAATCCGCTTGACATCAGCACTGGTCGTGGATCCATTGTATCTCAAGCATTGCTACGATGATGCAGCAATTGACTACCGCCACTGGGGAGTTCCGCTCAGTCGACGTTTCCGCGCATTGAAATTgtggtatgtatgcatgcgcaAGTAGAGTTTAAGTACATACACCTGCGTtgacaataatagcagcgcgatgtGTAGCagagtttttactatttatttattttttatttattccttttttttaataaaatgtacttTGCACTACATCCAAGTTTgaagtacaaaatttaaaaaaattccacaaattttcatcacaagttcaaaatttgttatcataatttgaaaaaaaaaaagtttggtacGCACTTTTTAGCCCATCAAATTCCAGTATAATAAAGACCAACGTTTGAAGTTGCTCGTGGAAGTGGAATtcgcgttaattttttataactcaTCAACACTCTGCATCAACTACTGAGATGTTGAAGATGTTCAAGGTTGTCCAGCAACACATTGCACTACAGCTGCAATATTCTCAATAGAAAATCTAGTTTTTGGTTtgtcagtcctttttctatcttcgacagaaccagtttcttgaatttttttcaccaaactttGATTTGTCGAcgcattcggacgattatttccacaaaaaaaatcgcGAACTTTTCGATATGTtgctcttaaagatcgaccattttcataataagtttcaatagttTTAAAGCGTTATTCTATcgtataaaattgtacatcAGTCTACTTGACAAGTGTCAAAGCGtgacataaaaaaagaaaggtACCTTCTAGGATTTATTCaccactgacatctaggcgtcattttgaaaattcctttatacatttttactcCTTGTATGCTCCGCTACGatattaaacttccttccggtagatctgcaggccaGATACATTGCGCGCAGAGCGGCAATAAGGTTGGGCCCTTTAAGTAAATTGTCAAACACAGACTATGGCCACAGTAAAATCCTGAATGGCACGTTGGGACTTCCCGGACAGGTGGACTATACAggcccgcctatacttgccatttCATCGTTCACTACCCTCCTACCctcgagggaagagtgggaacgggacgaggtaagacagggcgagtgcATCCatgtacacagatggctcaaagctcgagggcagggtgggcggaggtgtatattccgaacatctggggatctccttcagttttcgactTCCCGTCTACTGTAGTGCCTTTCAGGCTgagctgatggcaataatgaaagcgtGAAAGCTGGTACAGTGCGAAGCGATAtctggaaatgatatctacattttcactgatagccaggcggcgataaaattccTCACacaacagtcgacaacctcgaAATGAAAGAAAGGTGACGTAATGATGCCACTTGCAAAATCGTCCGACAGCTGTGgtcgactctaaatgctaaacgcacggaaATTCTGCTAAAAagagataagcacagtcttaacaCATTGATTTCAGTTATAACGGGACATTGCCTAATCGGCACGCCCAGAGAAAGggcatgacttctgcagaagttgtgtaGAGGAGAaagagacgatcccgcaccttcttttgtcactgtcctgctctatccataCATAGAATTAAGgatcttacaaaatttttgaaaagtacacactggtttAAGGAGAGATAGTGACAAGTTCcacacgcggcatcacaatgggccatgagcctgagtgtgtcccacagtgggCAACCGTTTCAACCTAAACTAACCTATGTTCCGCTACGCTGTTCCGCAtgtggccgtcgtagccgaatgcgtacgtgcgtgactactattcggagaACGTAAGTTTGAATCGCGGTGCacgaaacactaaaatgaagaaaaagttttttctaatagcggtcgcccctcggcaggcaatgacaaacctttgagtatatttctgccacaaaaaagcttctcattaaaaccatttgccgttaggagtcggcttgaaactgtaggtccctccatttgtggaacaacatcaagacgcacaccacaaataagaggcggagcgcggccaaacacctaacagaattgtacgcgccaaatttttattcattttttatattccgCTTCAATAGCTTCCGTTTAAGATCTCAATCCATATTGAGAGTCTACTAGGAGTATTTACCAAAGATTTGTTTACATATTACGCGAATGGTTCGACCGTAAattggatgtgtgtatgtgctttaATTTTTACTCTTTTCTCGTCCCTGTCAATTTCTCAATAGGTTTGTTTTGCGTTCATATGGAATTTCCGGGCTACAGAATTACATACGACGTCACATCGAATTGGCCAAACGCTTCGAACAGCTTGTGTTGAAAGACAAACGCTTCGAGATTTGTAATCAAGTCAAGGTGAGTGGCAGgcagaaacaaaaaataccaaaaaatacgTATTCAACAGATCAAAACAAAAgtcgataaaaattaaaaccaaaatacaaattgaaaaataaaaaccataaataattgtagtttaaaaataatcaaaaaatttaagtgacTTATATATGGATACACACACgtggatacatacatacatacataagtgttgAATGGAACCTGATATGGAAGTAGATATTTCGAAAGGAAAACCCCATGTACATTTACAATGACAAGACAAATCTTATTTCGaatctacatatatacttatgaaAAAACATTAGGAAGGCTCGTTTTTGAAAATGCCTCAACTGAGAACAGTTAAACACAtagatatacacacacatacatatacgtataattagggtgcatcactccccatacgaaaaacaaaacaattcagTACTCTTTTTCTATCGAAATTATaaaatctattatattttatgacttccaagcaaatatttcggaaaaaaaattaagacttACGTGAGCTGGACCAAACtgaaggtaggtaggttagatggcaagagtaccacgggtacactacaagtagcactagagTGCCGTTTCGGTACCGTAATATAGACCACTACCTGCAAAAAAGGACAAAActtaaaagcagaaaaaacatctacagccatccagtactgttgatgtagtggatgAAAGGAAATCAATGAAGAAAAAGAGGAGAACTGCCTCAGGTTGTCCCCGAAAGGCACGCTAAAGAGCCTCAAGTGCCTAGCCCCAGAccggatatttaaaaaaacaaaaagtgttcTCTTTCCCAGTCGGATCTCTTCAACTTTTGCAATGGAGAttgtacggaagtccaagcttTTCCGCATGAGTTGCGACCAGTGAGCATCGCTATGAGGGGACCACCGAATTACAGATCTTTTAAGCTTAAATTCTAGCACTATTCTATATTCCAGTTTTACCTATCCGTTGTGTGAAATATGAGATTTGCTCACAGGAAGCTCTTGACAAAAAGTCATATATGCATTCATACCAACATATCGATACATAAAACTAGCCTGAAATGGGTGTGTTTCATAAAAGAGCAGATCCATTTTGAAACAAGATAGTTTTGACTATCTCCTGACCATAACACTGGTAAAAGTGTGATGCGACTCCTGGAGAAAATGctaaaatttccaaac is a genomic window of Anastrepha ludens isolate Willacy chromosome 6, idAnaLude1.1, whole genome shotgun sequence containing:
- the LOC128868026 gene encoding tyrosine decarboxylase translates to MTSGRPRLCHGQISNERSVTFVVAVRAVLRKSFKRNDSVTARRKKYTVTPKGIMDSDAFRKRGNEMVEYICNYMETLNDRRVTPSVEPGYLRHLIPSEAPYEPEEWDKIMQDVEDKIMPGVTHWQHPRFHAYFPAGNSYESILGDMLGDGIGCIGFSWAASPACTELETIVLDWLGKAIGLPDNFLALKEGSTGGGVIQTSASECVLVSMLAARAQALKRLMAQHPFTEESHLLCKLIAYCSKEAHSCVEKAAMICFVKLRILEPDENASLRGRTLSEAMEEDEMHGLVPFFVSTTLGTTGSCAFDNLEEIGQELQKFPCVWLHVDAAYAGNSFICPELKPLLKGIEYADSFNTNPNKWLLTNFDCSTFWVRDRIRLTSALVVDPLYLKHCYDDAAIDYRHWGVPLSRRFRALKLWFVLRSYGISGLQNYIRRHIELAKRFEQLVLKDKRFEICNQVKLGLVCFRLKGSDKLNEKLLSAINESGKLHMVPASVNDKYIIRFCAVAQNASADDIDYAWEIIVDFANELLEKEQHDELTEIINRKKEDTLAKKRSFFVRMVSDPKIYNPAINKAGTPNMSLDVISPVVGHTSNPIIRTQTSMDRNSWISWPLAFLFNSNSDDGGQKSNVSLRFRHLDTNVRPTSSRRNSGATSSPSPENELGFVNMKKSPLKAATPASRKGGLSPNPTGNHT